The following nucleotide sequence is from Zingiber officinale cultivar Zhangliang chromosome 10A, Zo_v1.1, whole genome shotgun sequence.
AAAGCGTCCATATTTAAGAATCCCTCCCTGCCCATTTCTTCAAGCAACGCCACCATCGTCTCAAACTGCCTCGTCTTACTGAGAATGCTGAGCATCTTCGTGTCGGTTTCAGAGTTATGGGAGAAATCCAAGCGGCCACCATCCCAACTGAAGAACCGGTGTGCTGGCTTAGGGGCATGTCGGAAGCGTTCAAGCACAGCCTCCATGTTCCGATCGGAAAGAAAGAGGTCTTCAATCACCTTGCAAACGCGTTCTACCTCCTTCACGTCGGATGGGCTCTCGCAGTTAGGCTCAGCATCCGAATCAGAGGCGGAAGACGAGGTGCAGACGAATCGAGATGCAGCGTTCAGGCAGAAGGGTGGCACTTGTCCCTGGGGATAAGGCGGGCGAGAGTGGGGCGGAAGGGGCCACGGCAGAAAAGGCGAAACTTGACGGCGAGAACGATGGAAAGCACAATGAGGCAGATAATGAGGATGACGAGACAGGGGCAAAGGAAGACGACGCACCCGTTTCTGTTGCTGTAGTTCTCGTCGTCCTCCTCCTCCACTCCGGCCTTCCTTTCCCTGGATCGGATCTGAAGGGCACGGGCCGGGGGTGAGGGCGCCATCAAAGAATTCTGCTTCGGCAAGCGAGGAGGAGAAGCGAGAAAGACAAAGGCGAAGGTGGATTTCGCTCAAGAGAAGACCCATCCGCCCTCCATCAACGGCGAATGGGCTAGGGCTCGAGGAAGAAGGCAGTGTGGTAGAAGTGCCAGTCTCGAAGAAGAAGATAGATGTCGGCGAATCGAGGAAGGTAGTTtcatctaaatttaaaaaataaaagccaCTCATTCACCACTTCAGTTTACTTTAGCGGATAAAATCATCCATCCACTGCAAATAATCTTTGATGATTTATCTTTCACGTATTAGTTTATGAACTGACAGAGCCACTTACCATCataaaatacaagaatacatttagagcatcataacataaataaaaataaatttttccacTAATAAATGTGAATAATTAcaactaaattatttaatataagatGTTTATTTTTCTCTAATTTTAAGGCAAAAAATCATCAATTATTCATCATAAATAACAGCCTAAGTTTTTGTCTGCTCATCAAATCATATATTAATACACATGAAATATATCTACTTTTGAAAATATCCACTATCAAGTAGTAAAAAATTGAccattaaaattagattttacaaataacaaatcaaaagaaagaaatagactaatttttattatttttttattttgatttttttaacatattaatgtCACCCATTTTATATTATAAGCAactattaaattataaaaaaacatataaaaataactatttattattattattttaattcagATATTTAGTTTCAAGCTAATTAATTCTAAAAGTGATACCGGGTCCAATAGAAGGTTTTTACTTACCATAAAAAATTTATCCCCATAAAAAATTCATCCCACTACAATAAAATCTCTGTATTAATATTCTCATTTAAGCACGCTTAATTTCAGAATTTTAATGAAATCTTAGTGCATTAGTGCTATATAACTATTTAATTAATGAAAATTGAATAGATTGATCAAAGTTATTGATTTGATAGTAAGTAAAAGTATGTGCAGGTGAGAAGGCATTCTCTCAACAAAGATGAACCTTCAATAGGGAAAAGTTAATAACCATGAAAAGGATACAAATACAGTGAAACTAAAAATGACAATCAAGTATCCAATACACAAAGAAAAAGTGTGGACTTGGACCTTGCAAAGATTTTGTagcaaaaaatattcttttcCTTATCAAAAGCTGCTACAATAATTTATCAAAGGGCCATTTTTTGAATCAACTAAAAGGTATAcactattttaatatttattaaaagacACATTCAATTATGCTTTTTCTATTCTATTCTTCTCTTTctatttctcttttctttattctctttctctttctctttcgtGCATATATAAATATTCATATTAGGTCTGCGTTGAGTCTTATATGAATATGATATATTAATATCAGGTCTATGTTAGGATTAGGGGGTTAGAGATGattatttcaataatattttaatatattcagAAAAGTTGAAATAAACAATGAAATGCATCGTTGGAATTTTTACAGCCTCAAAAATTTAGAAGACCTAAAATGAGTCTCCATAAATAGATTTCAGTCAAAaatcactgatggacctaaacaaCTCATTTCAGGTCCTTTGAATTCTAAGATTATAAGGAGTCTAACGATGttctccattatttatttcggttTCTCCAGAGGTGTTAAATATAATAAGGAAGAATCAACACTAAACCCCAACATATGCGTGAtatattcatatcaggcccaatgtgtccatcaataaattttgatcaaaactcattgatgaatcTAAACATGTCTGATTGAACCCATTTCGGATCCTTTGGATTTCTGAGATTGCAAAAAGTCCAACAATGTCTTGTAttacttattttagattttcaggagtgttaaaatgtaataaggaaaAATCGACTCTAAATatcaacgtgggtctgatatagaatcatatcaagcccatgTTGGCCTTGCCCAACatgtccatcaatgagtttcggtcaaaatctaCTGATGGATCTAAACATGTCGATTGAATCTATTTCAGGTCATGTGAATTTCTGAAACTATAAGAAGTCCAACAATGTCCTCCCTTGCTTATTTTAACTTCtcgaagatgttaaaatataataaaaaaaaaatcgtcTCTAGATCctaatatgaatcatatcagaccTACGTTgagtctgatatgaaatcatattagACTCATATcgagcctgatatgattcatatcaagtCTAAAGTAGACTCATATTGGAGTTTAGAAttgattttttaataatattttaacacatcTGAAGACACTGAATAAGTAATAAAGAGTACCATTAGACTTCTTGTCGTCTTATAAATCTACATGTCCTAAAATAGATCCAATCGAACCTATCTAGGTCCATATCAAATTTATATCGAGCCCAACATAAATTTGATATGAATATTTATGCATgtagagaggaaagagaagagaggagagaaaggaggttgcATGCATACGAAGAAAGCACATAATTAAGTATCCTTGAATAAATACCAAAGTAACATATGTCTTTTGACTAATTCAGAAATTTACATACATcatttggtaaattgccgaagcTAGTATGTAAATACATTGGAAAAGGTCCTGCAACGATATTCAAAGAATTTGTCAAAGTGTCCAATTCAAGAAAAATGGTGCGGTTTCATTCAAAGtataaattgcaagaaagaccaAAGGATTGCCATGCGACAATAACTGTAATTGTATAACATCAAAAGATACATCATGAATAAACACACATCTTTCCATCTGTTAGAAGTAATTTCACCTGAAACAGTCAGATGTAACTTCTCAGGACTTTTTTCTGCTTCCTTAACCATTATGTTAACTATTTTGCATACACAATTTCTTGAAGATGCTGCTATACAAAATAGAGCTTCGAAATTCATGGTGAATAAGTTCTACAACCTGAATTTACAGCATTTTTCACCATTTGTAATTTCAAATTTATAAACTTAGACATTAATATATGATATAGAATACGTCAGTGCCTACATGTCTCACAAATTGAGTCATTCATCTTCTTCAAAGAAACTACTAAAGACCAACAACAGCCATAAGAAAATGTTAcgatagaataaaataaaattaaaaaaaaggacCAGGAGTGTACAGCTTATAACTTTAGCATATCATGATATCACAACTACCCATTTCTTCAAGATAAGAAAATGCTATCATAAGCcaaaaaaagaatgaaatttaggTTAATCATACTTGACAAAATATCtgcttgaatcaaagaatgaatagAAGTGCAGCAATGAATCTTCAAGATGCTGAAAAAGAACTGCTAAGGTATACAAAGGAGAATGTCTCCAAGCGTCATCAAACTTGTAACACAAGCAATTCAAAAACAAACTATAATGACGTCCTAGTTGCCTGCATCAAAGTAGATGCAGATGATGCCTCTGCTATTAGCAAAACAGGCTGTCTAGCTTGCAAACATGCACATATATCAAATGGGTGTAATGATGCCCCATCAAACAATAAATTAACACCAGGTAGGACAACTTCTCTACTGTGTTCCTCATCCGATTCATGTTTTGTTCCATCAGCAGAAGTTGACTCTTCAAATGGTTGTGCACCAGCTTCATAAATGGAACTAAGTGCATAAGACCTGTAGGCAGATAAACTCAAAGAGAATTAAACATAGTTGGGGCTAAACAAAGAAAACATAGAACAAATCTGCAATTTCATAGTCAGTCTACAtaactaaattttacagaaacAATTAGATCACAGAAACAAATGATGATAAATTGTAATAGTTAGCACAGACTTATTATTTGATCCTTCATAAGATCACAGTCAGGCTAAGATCACAGTCAGGCTTCATAATATTCAGTGTAAAACAGAAGAGATAACCAGATAGTATATTTTAAATGAAGAAACAGTTGACATAAAATATAAGCACGAGTTTATAGAGTTTACAACATAATTGTGCATGAGTAAGGAGGTTTTATTATCTTTGGGGACTTTGATTTATCATAAGTACTACAAGAGAGATCATTATAACCGCGACAGCTTTTTAATTGCCGCATTTTAGAACATGATTACGTGAATATTATTCTTCCCTATCTGAAGGTCAAATTAGACTTGTAGAACAATGACCTGGTAATTAAAGGTATTACTTTGTGGAAAGTGGAGAAATACTACTATTTCATGGTACTAGCTACTGACGAAAGTTAGAATTGATTATAGACAATTTTCAAATGTCTATTGAGATTCTGCCGACCCAACCTAataggataagacttggttgttattgttgtagTATTGAGATTCTTATAACAAAGTACATTTTGTATGTTTCCACAGCGAACTCTAAATCGATAAAAATTTCACAACCACAAAAGATGCAAACCACAACTAAAACAAATATATTATGACTTCACTATAATTGCAGGTTCAAATGGAACGCGGCAAAGCTTATAATATTGTTTCATCACCTGAGAATGTTGCCATCAAAGCTAAGAATCTCTGGTCGGCACCTTTGCCGATTTATTAGCTTGAGCCTCTGATGTTCACTGGAAGCTCCAGAGATTGGTGTTGAAGGATCCAAAAGTGGATTCCATCTTCCACTAGCATAACTGATCAAATGACGAGGTGATTCTCGAACCTGATCAATACGGTAAAACAACCTTGCTGTTCGGCCTGTTGCTTGGTATTCAGAGCACAGATCATACAATCTTTTTCTCAGATCTTGCATTGCATCATGGTGTTCGCTAAGCCAATCTGTTTGCAGTAAATGTGATGAGACTATCCTTTCACAAATTCTGCCACATAATTTGGGATTAAACAAAGGAATACCAAATTCCAAGCTTAAAGGAACCCATTCATACTTATTATCATCTGATGAAAACATGTTTGAGTGTATCGCCTTCCTCAATCTTAGAAGGCGAATATAACCAACAGTTAATAACTCTATTTTGGTGGAGAGCTCATTTAACAATGTATTTAAGTTTGCAATTCCTTCTGGATCTAGTCCCATATCTGACCCAATAGGTTGAATTGATCCATCAAAATTCTTAAGCGGTAATGCAATATCTACATAAACAGTTCTCCCAGAACTATCAAGATCATATCTACTGAGAGGTTGTACCAGCACAGCTGAATGCTTAAGCATTGAATTTAAACAATGTAATAGTACATTTCCATTAACCAAATTTCCTTCGAACTTGCCCCCGAGGCCTCCCACTGTAGAACCATCCCAAGACCATATCAAGGCTTTCTCACAACCAGCTAATGGGACAGGAAGCAATCGCAAACACTGTCCTTTCATCAAGACAACTGATATAGGTCCATTTTCCACTAGTGAGTACAAAACTAGTTTCATCCATGGTGTCATTGAAGAATATGAGGGTGGACCAAAGTGGAATGGACCTGAAGGTCCAGGTAAAACTGATGAAGCAGGAAGTGGAACcattgacacaataatatcataGTCCCTGAGAAAGAGCCGTTCTAATGTTTTCGGTGCAAGAGAAGCCAAGCTTTCACAACGAAGAACATCAACACggtacttccttttcctttttggaATGATCCTTTCATTTTCTGGGCCATCCACAGATGCAACTTGTTGATCCCTCAGTGACTCATTTTCCTGTTTCGATGTGTTATCTTTAGCTGAAGTTTCTGAACATGCAAGAAGATGGGCATTTGCAACATCACATTCCTCAAAAGAATCAGTCTGGTGAATACTAGTGTGATCATGTTTTGAAGAATCACCATTATAATATGTCTTTGCTTCATTTGTGTCTGAAATCCTAATCTCAGATATAAGCGAACTAGTGGCATCCATAAAAGGATTCTGTGTATTAGTTTCAGTAATTGTCTCCTTGTCACCATCAGCTACCCCACCGGGCTGATGGCGCTGTGTATCAGTTAGATTAATTGTTCTCTCATTCTTGTCATCTTCAACTACCCCGCCAGACTGTAGACACTCAAGAACACAACGAAGGCTGAAAGCGTGATTGGCAAATTCCTGTAATTCGCCCTCAAATTTTTTCCCCTCTAATGTAGAGAGATCCTTGCAGAGATCAGCAATACTAGAATCACCAAGTTTTCCTGCTTCATAGAGTGTCACAGCATGAGACTTCAAACCTGCAAGCGATAGATAGGGGATCAGCTCAACTAATTAAGCTGTATTAAGGAAATGTTACAAGCTAGTGTCATCAAAGCAGTAAGTGCCCTCTTGTCAGTTGTCCCTAAGCATTCACTTGAGCAAATCGAGATGTTTAATTCTACATACAATGTTTAATTCTACATACAAAAATTGTAGAGCTCAATATCATCACTAAAAGGTGTCATTGCATATATATAATAGTCCATCATGCTAGACGATCCCATGAGCAATTATGTGATAGTTATTTATGCTTATGTGATATGATAGTTATTTAGGAAGTATATGTATGCTAATTATGTGTTGTTATTACTGACTCTTATATGTTAACTTCGGTTAATATCATAGTTTTGATCGTTGTCCTTCACTTCATTGCAGCATATACAATGTGTGTATTGTAATGCATGTTGATAGATTATTACAGTGGACTAGGACTTGGACCTAGGGCATAATATAACGTCATATGACTTCCATTCTGAAATGGACTTCATAGGGGATGATGACAATATTTCAAATAGGGCTTCTAGCCTATTAAGATTATTTACGAACCATTTTACCAAGTTAACTCGAAAAAACCTGGCATAATGTGCAATGTGCAATCTGCAAAGTGCAAATCAAGGTGGATGATTTATCAATAGATAGAACATAGAAATAGATGTGTGCCGATACAAATGAGAAAACATGGAGCAAACCTGGTGAAACAGAACCCATCATCAGATAGGATGTTATATTGGCATCAACAACAAAAGCAACATGAGCAGTGCCAGAAATTGTTCTGTCTTTTTCAGCTACCAATCCATGATTCTGTTGACCAGATTTTTCTGAGCTGATGCTAGCATTAAAACTTTCGTCATCATCACTTAGAACATTGTTAGCCGAACCATGAATGCTAGAATCATGAAGGATGGATTCTGGATCCAAAAGCTTTATAGCCCAGCCCAATCGGCATGCAAATGACGCAGCTGCCTGCAGCTGAGAAAGGTTAGCCTGCAGTGTTGCTGCCAATTCAGCAACAGTTGCATTCTCACTTGAGACAACAAAAACCGCATACAACAACCTGCACCAAAATCCAATGTGCGACTAACAATAATTTTATAACTAAAATTCAAACTATATTCACAACATTGGTTTAACAATCCCTTCAGCTCAAAGTATCTTACTCTTCGATAGGATCCTCATAGGATTGTTCCCTGTTTGAAACAAAACCTTCAAGCCTGGAAACTGAAAAAGTAGACGTTGGTCATCTGAAGAATTTGCAGGACTTAAGAAAGAACTATCAGAAAGGAATCACAGTTTCCTATACcgttacatcaaaaacaacccagTAACTACAGAAGTGAGCAGATAGTAGTGAGGCAGTATCCAGTAACTACAGAAGTGAGCAGATAGTAGTGAGGCAGTATCATAATACCAGTGATTGTAAACCTAAGTAACCCTGCAGTGGCACTGTAGTATCAGGTAAAGCTGACATGTGAGTTTAGGAGAAAGCAGCCTTGTCCAAGGGTAAAAACACCCTTTTGGATACCAAGTCAAAGTGGTAAGAGAAACAGTATTGTTGATTGAAGAACTATGAGACCCCCACCTCATATAGTTCAACAAAACAAGTTCATGGTGGACTATTATTCCAATAAACTGTATATGGTTCTTAAATATATCAAGTGGTATAGTTTTAATATATCCAAAGCATCAGTCACATATAACATGAAGTCAATAGTAACATTGAACATGCAAAGCATAATCTAAATGATCTAGCAGATAAATGACTCGTGAGGGAATATATATGTAACGCCAAGAGTGTCAATTGAGCATGGAAAAGACATTCTGTGcactataatgaaacaatggttTTTGTTATATTCTATATCATATTCCACATTCCAAACTCATGCCAACTAGGTTAGAAAAGGGCAAAGATACATTGAGCTCCACCATTTTGTAACTATAATGAGTATTTAGCAAAATTGATCGCCATTCCATAAGAAGATAGACAATACCAAATATGAACATACCTTTGAACCGATCATCAGGATAAACTGGTATATCCAAGTAAATCAATCCCCTTCTGTATAGACCTCTTACAATGTCAGGATCAAAAAGAACAAAAGAATTTACTTCCTCCTTGCAGACCTTGTCTATGGTTGCTGTTTCTTCTTCAGTGAGTTTCTACAGAGGAAAAGAGTGTTACCAGAGGCAGAATCAGCTCAAACAATTGGCTGGTGCATCAGTATCAAGAAAGAATCTCCACTGAATCAGTAATGGATAATCAATTTCTAAATCTAGATGCATGGTGCAAAATTTGGGCAACTAGTATGATTAGAAACAACAACATACAATTCATACAGGCAAGCCTTCTATCATATTTCAACAATTGATAAACAAAGGTTGTGAGAAAAACAGACCTTAAATTCTTCCAATGTAAAGTTAACAAGGCAAACTCCCCACCATGGCTCAACAGGAAAATCCACAGGCTGTGTGGGGAGCAATTCCTTAGCAATTGACTTGTTCAGCTTCCACATAATTTTCTGGAAATATCCATGAAACCATATTAGTCAAGAAGTCAATAAAATAACAAAGTTGAGCAGCAGCTAAACACTACTGGAAGAAGAAATACTAcgagggaaaagaaaaaattgCAGATACCATgagattatgaaaaataaaaagttCATCCACAATTCCATGGTACTGTTGGATAGAAGTTAATAAGTATCATACGAAGCTATGTTAAGATAAAAGTACAAAAAATGAAGAAGAATATTGCTTCATTTCTTCAGACAAATCAATTGGAGTATGGATTATGTTTCTAGCATGAAGCAGTAAAGGGTGAGCTAGTGTCTTCAAAGACTCTCATTGCTTGGTGATCTGATCATGTGGCATGCATAGGGTTGGGGGTGAGGACAACCTATGAAAATTCAGAGATGGATCTGAAGGGTAGAGGATGATATCGATGTTTCATAGGAGTAAACAGAGAGGGTCAAGGTGAGAGAAAGAataggattatagatatatggtTATTACCCTATATAACCATCCCTAAGAAAAGAATTATCCTAGTTTCTTTCCAAAATATTTGGATTTGCCAATATAACTCACCAAGGTATGACTCAGCCATGTACTTAAGTGAACATAAACATGAATGTCTTGTTCCTAATTAAACTCTACTGTCACCAAGAGACTAGCTTTGGCCAagcaaatttaaataaataaataactcatTTGTGACAGCGTGAATTTGTTTCTCCTTTTGCATTATCCCACTTTAGCTGGTACACCTTGGAACTACTGTAAAATGGATGGATTTTGTGCACAGGTAAAATGGAGATCACGTTTAAGTCATCCAAGTCCAAGTATATATGATGGGAGATGAATGAAGAAAGGCAAGTTGTTGAATTTTTAGTGTTTAAGGTCATCTTTAAGCAATTAAGAATTTTCTAAAGTTCTATGAAAGAATGTGAATCAAAAGATAGGGTTCATCATTAGATTCTTAGAATCAGATACCGTTCAATCACATCTGCATTCCTCTCCTCATTTAAGCAATAAGGTCATGGTACTTATTAGTATAACAAGATAAAGAAACAATCTGGTACCACCAAATGTAGGTTAAGTGAGAGTTAGTGACATCGAGCAGGATAGAGATTATCCTGCGGGTTGACGAGAAGGGGGATAATCCCTTCTTCTTGAGGAGAAGGCAAGAAGAGAAACTGCCATCTTCcatatttttccaaaaaaaaaaaaaatttaataaccaAGGATAATCCATCAAATAGCTAAACATATGCTTATATAGACTCCAAATCTTAAGACAGAAGAAAGAAATCCTAACGTATAGACCTTAATTCCTAAGatgcaaaaaaaggaaagaaattctaaaagaattaaaaaattattaacggACTCACAATCCTAAACGGATTCAAACCCCACAAAATACATAAGACGAAAATTaccaaaattatcttaaataccaaaaaactaaaaaattactaaaaacagTATGAAAGATACTCACCCCGGATTAAAAAGAACTCGTCCTCAAGTTTATAATAGTGTCAAGTGGTAGCCCAGGAGTAAGATCAGCTAGCACTAAATCGGCAAAATATCTAACACGCTTAACTACATTGTCAAGTTCAACGTTGCTTAACTTGTCTTGTCTATCTGTTGCCTTCTTTAACCTACTCATGTTTCTATCAGTTATATCACCTTGAGGACACCTTATGCCGGTGACTCCATGGTGAGGAAAGAATTCTATGTCACCTTCACTACTTTCCTAAACCCTACATCAGCAACATCACTATTAATGCCCACGCCGATTGATTTGACCAAACCATGTTGGTCATCTTTGTTGGACCagggaggccgacaagaggaggtgaattgccctgaaaataaGTTAGAATAATCCCGAGTTAGTTTTAGTAGGGACACAATATTAGTTAACCAAATACAACattaa
It contains:
- the LOC122027452 gene encoding protein FAM91A1-like isoform X4, whose protein sequence is MWKLNKSIAKELLPTQPVDFPVEPWWGVCLVNFTLEEFKKLTEEETATIDKVCKEEVNSFVLFDPDIVRGLYRRGLIYLDIPVYPDDRFKVSRLEGFVSNREQSYEDPIEELLYAVFVVSSENATVAELAATLQANLSQLQAAASFACRLGWAIKLLDPESILHDSSIHGSANNVLSDDDESFNASISSEKSGQQNHGLVAEKDRTISGTAHVAFVVDANITSYLMMGSVSPGLKSHAVTLYEAGKLGDSSIADLCKDLSTLEGKKFEGELQEFANHAFSLRCVLECLQSGGVVEDDKNERTINLTDTQRHQPGGVADGDKETITETNTQNPFMDATSSLISEIRISDTNEAKTYYNGDSSKHDHTSIHQTDSFEECDVANAHLLACSETSAKDNTSKQENESLRDQQVASVDGPENERIIPKRKRKYRVDVLRCESLASLAPKTLERLFLRDYDIIVSMVPLPASSVLPGPSGPFHFGPPSYSSMTPWMKLVLYSLVENGPISVVLMKGQCLRLLPVPLAGCEKALIWSWDGSTVGGLGGKFEGNLVNGNVLLHCLNSMLKHSAVLVQPLSRYDLDSSGRTVYVDIALPLKNFDGSIQPIGSDMGLDPEGIANLNTLLNELSTKIELLTVGYIRLLRLRKAIHSNMFSSDDNKYEWVPLSLEFGIPLFNPKLCGRICERIVSSHLLQTDWLSEHHDAMQDLRKRLYDLCSEYQATGRTARLFYRIDQVRESPRHLISYASGRWNPLLDPSTPISGASSEHQRLKLINRQRCRPEILSFDGNILRSYALSSIYEAGAQPFEESTSADGTKHESDEEHSREVVLPGVNLLFDGASLHPFDICACLQARQPVLLIAEASSASTLMQATRTSL
- the LOC122027452 gene encoding protein FAM91A1-like isoform X3 produces the protein MNKCRSKKIMWKLNKSIAKELLPTQPVDFPVEPWWGVCLVNFTLEEFKKLTEEETATIDKVCKEEVNSFVLFDPDIVRGLYRRGLIYLDIPVYPDDRFKVSRLEGFVSNREQSYEDPIEELLYAVFVVSSENATVAELAATLQANLSQLQAAASFACRLGWAIKLLDPESILHDSSIHGSANNVLSDDDESFNASISSEKSGQQNHGLVAEKDRTISGTAHVAFVVDANITSYLMMGSVSPGLKSHAVTLYEAGKLGDSSIADLCKDLSTLEGKKFEGELQEFANHAFSLRCVLECLQSGGVVEDDKNERTINLTDTQRHQPGGVADGDKETITETNTQNPFMDATSSLISEIRISDTNEAKTYYNGDSSKHDHTSIHQTDSFEECDVANAHLLACSETSAKDNTSKQENESLRDQQVASVDGPENERIIPKRKRKYRVDVLRCESLASLAPKTLERLFLRDYDIIVSMVPLPASSVLPGPSGPFHFGPPSYSSMTPWMKLVLYSLVENGPISVVLMKGQCLRLLPVPLAGCEKALIWSWDGSTVGGLGGKFEGNLVNGNVLLHCLNSMLKHSAVLVQPLSRYDLDSSGRTVYVDIALPLKNFDGSIQPIGSDMGLDPEGIANLNTLLNELSTKIELLTVGYIRLLRLRKAIHSNMFSSDDNKYEWVPLSLEFGIPLFNPKLCGRICERIVSSHLLQTDWLSEHHDAMQDLRKRLYDLCSEYQATGRTARLFYRIDQVRESPRHLISYASGRWNPLLDPSTPISGASSEHQRLKLINRQRCRPEILSFDGNILRSYALSSIYEAGAQPFEESTSADGTKHESDEEHSREVVLPGVNLLFDGASLHPFDICACLQARQPVLLIAEASSASTLMQATRTSL
- the LOC122027452 gene encoding protein FAM91A1-like isoform X2, with amino-acid sequence MRVSPFRYYCDMIFEVLKNEQPYDSIPNFSAADALRLTGIGRNEYIDIMNKCRSKKIMWKLNKSIAKELLPTQPVDFPVEPWWGVCLVNFTLEEFKKLTEEETATIDKVCKEEVNSFVLFDPDIVRGLYRRGLIYLDIPVYPDDRFKVSRLEGFVSNREQSYEDPIEELLYAVFVVSSENATVAELAATLQANLSQLQAAASFACRLGWAIKLLDPESILHDSSIHGSANNVLSDDDESFNASISSEKSGQQNHGLVAEKDRTISGTAHVAFVVDANITSYLMMGSVSPGLKSHAVTLYEAGKLGDSSIADLCKDLSTLEGKKFEGELQEFANHAFSLRCVLECLQSGGVVEDDKNERTINLTDTQRHQPGGVADGDKETITETNTQNPFMDATSSLISEIRISDTNEAKTYYNGDSSKHDHTSIHQTDSFEECDVANAHLLACSETSAKDNTSKQENESLRDQQVASVDGPENERIIPKRKRKYRVDVLRCESLASLAPKTLERLFLRDYDIIVSMVPLPASSVLPGPSGPFHFGPPSYSSMTPWMKLVLYSLVENGPISVVLMKGQCLRLLPVPLAGCEKALIWSWDGSTVGGLGGKFEGNLVNGNVLLHCLNSMLKHSAVLVQPLSRYDLDSSGRTVYVDIALPLKNFDGSIQPIGSDMGLDPEGIANLNTLLNELSTKIELLTVGYIRLLRLRKAIHSNMFSSDDNKYEWVPLSLEFGIPLFNPKLCGRICERIVSSHLLQTDWLSEHHDAMQDLRKRLYDLCSEYQATGRTARLFYRIDQVRESPRHLISYASGRWNPLLDPSTPISGASSEHQRLKLINRQRCRPEILSFDGNILRSYALSSIYEAGAQPFEESTSADGTKHESDEEHSREVVLPGVNLLFDGASLHPFDICACLQARQPVLLIAEASSASTLMQATRTSL
- the LOC122027452 gene encoding protein FAM91A1-like isoform X1, which codes for MQHIPTTLEEQLLLKAIRDQSPWENLPKRLQAVLTSKEEWHRRIIDHCIRKRLQWNQCFARKVCKEGEYYEEMMRYLRKNLALFPYHLAEYVCRVMRVSPFRYYCDMIFEVLKNEQPYDSIPNFSAADALRLTGIGRNEYIDIMNKCRSKKIMWKLNKSIAKELLPTQPVDFPVEPWWGVCLVNFTLEEFKKLTEEETATIDKVCKEEVNSFVLFDPDIVRGLYRRGLIYLDIPVYPDDRFKVSRLEGFVSNREQSYEDPIEELLYAVFVVSSENATVAELAATLQANLSQLQAAASFACRLGWAIKLLDPESILHDSSIHGSANNVLSDDDESFNASISSEKSGQQNHGLVAEKDRTISGTAHVAFVVDANITSYLMMGSVSPGLKSHAVTLYEAGKLGDSSIADLCKDLSTLEGKKFEGELQEFANHAFSLRCVLECLQSGGVVEDDKNERTINLTDTQRHQPGGVADGDKETITETNTQNPFMDATSSLISEIRISDTNEAKTYYNGDSSKHDHTSIHQTDSFEECDVANAHLLACSETSAKDNTSKQENESLRDQQVASVDGPENERIIPKRKRKYRVDVLRCESLASLAPKTLERLFLRDYDIIVSMVPLPASSVLPGPSGPFHFGPPSYSSMTPWMKLVLYSLVENGPISVVLMKGQCLRLLPVPLAGCEKALIWSWDGSTVGGLGGKFEGNLVNGNVLLHCLNSMLKHSAVLVQPLSRYDLDSSGRTVYVDIALPLKNFDGSIQPIGSDMGLDPEGIANLNTLLNELSTKIELLTVGYIRLLRLRKAIHSNMFSSDDNKYEWVPLSLEFGIPLFNPKLCGRICERIVSSHLLQTDWLSEHHDAMQDLRKRLYDLCSEYQATGRTARLFYRIDQVRESPRHLISYASGRWNPLLDPSTPISGASSEHQRLKLINRQRCRPEILSFDGNILRSYALSSIYEAGAQPFEESTSADGTKHESDEEHSREVVLPGVNLLFDGASLHPFDICACLQARQPVLLIAEASSASTLMQATRTSL